In Zingiber officinale cultivar Zhangliang chromosome 1A, Zo_v1.1, whole genome shotgun sequence, the DNA window AGGATGGACGaaacaaaattaaacattaaaggCTTGATAAGGTTTAGAACAAGTATATATTTTAGCCATTAGTTTCACCAAAAAGTTGAGAACCTTAAACTACAACTCAATTATTAAATACATAGCAGAAAAGTTGAGTGTAACAGCTGGATAAGGGTTGCCTCTCATCAATATCTTAAGCTTACAACTGAGGACAAAATAAATTTGCATTCCAAAATGATTGAAATAAAAAGGTGGATAGAAAATCTAAGAAAAAGAAGTCAGCACACTACCCAATCCCAGGGTTGTATTCTTAGTTCTAACAGAAACTGTAATGAGAAGGAAGGTAAAGTGTATTACAATTAAGACAGAATTTTAGCAATTAATAATCAAGATCAGTTACATAAACATCAAACCAACCGAAATATAATTTATAATGCTTTAAAGAACGCATAAGTAAATCGAAATAACAGCATTTCAATTTATAATAGGGCAAACCAGCCACGAAAGCATTCCCAGGTTTCTTCTCGCGAGAATGAAAAATCCAGTCCTGGGAGAATTGACTACTATCAGCTCCAACTTCCAGGGCCTTCTCAATAACCTGTAAATACATTGATTAACTAGTCAAAATTATCACTACCTAGTATTATCCATTGAACTTCACACGCACTCTCCTCATGCTATAGAAAAGATAATATTATTAAACCAGAGAATAATTGAAGAGCTGAAATCAGCATTAATTTCAAATGTTACTCAAAAAACAGTTTTTTTTAAACATAGTTTCACTAACCTGAATTCAATTTTCAATTGAAGGAATTATAAAAGACTCACCTCCTTGATGCAATTATGCAATGCCTTGCAACTCTCTCTTGACAAGCTTGAAGCAATTTGATTAGGATGAATCTTTGCCTAGATTGTTGAACATAGGGAATCATAATTACAACTGGCTAGTTTTTGAATATAAGATATTATTCATATAAAATTGAGAAAATATCATAATTATCAATCAAAGAATGAGGTTCTGTCAGGTGGAATGAATAAACATGGAAAATTTTACCCAATTTCATGCTTGGTAGTGAGGTTGAGTTCCCCAACTTGGACTTAAATGTTACATGCTGTTTGTTTGACTAGATTAATAGTTAAACTGTATCAGGAAAGACAAAAACAcactttttctttttgtttttccctCTAGGTAAAATTCAATGTTTGTTCTCAAGTTTGATTTACTACagtatttctatttttataaaaGGGCAACCTCGTGTACAAAGCTCCCTCCGTGATGCGGGGTCCCGATGAAGGATGCATTGTACGgagccttaccctactttttgcaatAGGATATTACCAGGATTCGAACCTGTAACCTTTTGGTcgcaaagcaacaactttaccattgtgcCAAGGCTCCCCTCCTATTCCTTTCTATTTTTATGCTGTCACTTTTTTCAGTAGAGACAATTACAAGCAAAATCAAACATAAACCCCTTCATGTTAAGCAGCAGTGCACCAACAATTTTCTGGTCGACAAGAAAAAGACAATGTTTCCATACATATTAAAACACAATGGCATATAGAATCATATATAAATACCTGGTAAAGCACTTCATCTGCTATCCAATTGCCAATGCCTGAAATGTAACTCTGCCATGATGAAAAAAGTTATATCTGAACAATAATGTTATGCTAGAAACTGATACAAAGAGTTAACTAACTGATGCCTTTTTACAACTAGACAGACAATTTGGTGTCAATATGAAGTCAAATGTTGAATTTAAAGCTGAATATAGAAAACTGAAAAATATCAATGAatccttatttttttattatttacatattttattattttatatttttttattattaaatttctaGCCCAGTGAGCTAGTCCATCAGGAGGTCCATGTGGGGCACAATACAGTTGTAGCCAGATCCATCTGGCCTGGACTAGGACCATCTCCACCCATGTTGTAGCAGTGTTGGGCCAAGCATGCCCAATGGAGACAGGCGTTCTCAGGCCCATGCACACCTACTGACACCTTTATCCATAGCACCAATTCCTCTCAATTTGCCCCTCTCAGTTGCCCATGTGAAACCCGCAATTCACAATGCCTATTACTATACCCCCTACCTCTAGCCTCATCTTCTAACACTTCCACAACCTCCTCTTCCTCCCACTAAGCATCATCTCCATCTGCTACACTTCCCTTCACAAGCTATGGATAAACCAATACATCCACTTTTCTTGCATGTTCCTCTGTGCCTCCTTAAGCCCCACCCAATCCTTGTATTCTTCCTGCCTTACAACAAAATCACAAGACAACCAGGTCATCAATGCATCAACTGGCATATAAATTTTACCACACACTCTCTTTTCTCCATGTCTCATACACTGATCTCCTAGTATCTTATTTCTGTGTTGTGTGACTTCCACATCCCTTCTCATCTCGACCACCATATAAACTCGAGTCAATCCCTATCCCTTACCTTGAGAAAACCTTTACCCAAATTGTAATCCACATCTCTTGCCATGTTGTTTGTCTGTTCAAATGTGCTTCTTCCGTCATTTATCttattttcttgttcctattgCTTTTCTTACAGCACCAATGTATCCCAACTAGACTAAAAATTGAGAACAAGAAAAAAATGAGAACAAGAGAGATAGTGTAGACCCAATACATTTGTTCTACAAAATCTTCAAGTTTTCCACTTTCCTCATTTTTCTCTTGCTTCCCTCTCAATTACATCAACATTTATCATTTGTTTAATATGAGAATAGTTGTCATCCATCTCTTCTAACACCTAGATGCCAGAACTCTAATCTCAATTTTATTTGCAAAATTTTTACTAGTTTTTGCATGAATTACAACTTTGAAAGATAGTCTAATCTTTGTTACACTTCTAGTATCCATTTTCACGCAAGTAGATATCAAAACTTTGCTCAGTCTTATCTGACATCCATGTCTCAGAACCCTCTTGGAATATTAACTCTTCATCTCAAGAGTAGATAGTAGAATCATAATCTATATATTACTCTCAAATTTTTCACGAGTTGCCAGTTCATGCACCTAGCATCTCATAGGATCTTCAATTCGGAGGCCATGGGAAGAAGATTGCACCAAATATTTTGAAGATCATCATCAAAGTTGTCTTTTGAATATAAAATCTTAAAGATTGTCACAAATTCTAATCTAAAGTGTTACATCATCAAAGTTCCTAGTTTGTTGCTTCAGTATACTTATCCTCATCACTCATCATTATGTGCCTTAGttgatttaaattttttggttAGCTTTTTTGCTTCATGTTACAAGATGAATTTAAATATTGTTTGTGGAAAATGCACATCCTTGTTGTTTGTTAGTATTCTGTCTACTTCAATTTTCTTTTAAAAGATCTCCGCTTTATACCATCAAATGGCTTATCTACTCAGTGGTATGTTGTATATAGCCCCTTGTAATTTCCAAGTGATTATTTTCTGTTAGTAGTTATTAGAGAATATAATAGATGAGTTATTGGTTTAATCCCACATCGTGTTTAGTTGTAGTATATTATGTCAAAAACAGACAAACAAGATAATATTTCCCTTTATTAATAACCGCACAGGATTTTATCTGCATCAACTATGATAAAATTAAGGATGCGAAGTGCCAAACTATCAAAGGCGCCACTTCTAATATACTTAATTGATTGTGTTTAGTAAAGTTAATGAACAGAGAGCTTTAAACTTGAATTACTTGTATCAGTAAATCATCATATTATTATGTTTCTTCTTTTGATGATCAATAAACAACTACTAGATTAATTCTTTATAACTTATGCAGTAGTAAGGATATCCTCAATGGAATGCGCCTTCTGATAAAAAATGTCATCAACAAAAAGGATAAAGCAGTTTGCAAAATTCTTTGTTTCTATGAGTATCAAGCTAGACAgatttattgcaattgtcaattcAAGACTGGTTGCTTTGGGTTGTCACAGGTCTTTCATGATAGCATAATAATAAGGTATATTGGAGATCAAACTTTAAGACCTGATCAAGTAAAAGAGCCTTTATTGCAATCTTCTTTTTGCTCAGTGATGCCATAAAGGCATCGATTGGCATAAGCCCTAACAATGCATCTGGGCCAAGTTCAGAAATAGGAGCTACTGATTTTGGCTGCAAAAACAAAACATTAAGAATAGTGAAGCATTTATTAGAACTGAAATAAGTGTATTTAGGGTGTGACTAATGCTGGAGGATCACATCTTCAAGTAAGCGAACCCGGGCAAAACGTCTCTTATCGGTAAAAGAAAGCTCCAATCCATCATCAAGCTGTAAATTTAGCAAACAAGATGTAGCCAGATAAGAAACATGGCATTTTTTAACAGTAAATAAAAAGAGAGAATATATATTGATTTAAGTACATTTTAACAGGGAAACAAAATCAACTCATAACACCATGGTCACCTGTTCAATATGGAATTGTCCTTAAAAGACCAAAATGAAAAAGGATCCATCGATACAAGTAGACCCCTCAGTGGATCGAGGTGCCAAAACCATGCAGCAACACAGAATGACCCTATGCCTTAGCTAAAATCAATCATACTAGAAACTGGAATTCTAGTTTTTTTGTTGCATTTTCAATGGCATGGTTTTCCTTAAtagttatattttttttccttttttgaatGAACAGAATGAACAATACCTACTGAAAATTACTTAATATCTGTACTAATAGTGGATTATATCTTAGTTGATCAGAAAGTTATCAAGCAAGTCCGTATGTTTTGCTATAACAATTTGTTAGAGCACAATGAGTTAGTATGGATTGGTAAACGACTTTGTACTGAAGTTGACATGAGTATATCAATTTTGGTTTTAAGAAGTATatataccaatcaagtcaaataaTATCACTTCAAAGGCTCGTCAGAAATTTCTTCTCTTTACAGACAAGAGTTTAATGAGCATCCCAGTTCTAGTTCAGTTGTTTGTCGATGAAGACAATGACGTAATACAGTTAAGCAACACTAAATTATCTTGATGAGGTTGCAGAAGTTATGCCCCAAACTGTTCATCAAGCAGTTCAGAGCGCTCTACTTTACACAAAATAGGAAGTACATCTTCGTTTAACTACTCACACAAAGCAAAAGAGAGAATGCACAGAATAATCAAGGTAGGAGGAAAATGATGGAGAGGAAGAAGTCATACTTTAAGCAACACTTTAGAGTATGTTGAAGGCCATTCATCCGCATCGCTCACCGCAGACCTAAATGCAACAAAGAAGACGTAAAGTAATAACAACTTCAAACTTCGTCGCTGCTTCGATACGATGATCCAGATGCGAGGAAAAATGTAAAACCTTTTATACTTTGTCAGCGTCACGCCTTTAATGTAGATAGCCCCCGCCATACCTAGAACCGAACAAAGCACACCACTAAAGTTGGCGCAATGATCTAAAGGGCAAATATTTTAGCGTGACGAAATACCGACCGAACTGGAATGTAGGGAAGGGCGGGGAATCGAGGCGGAGCCATAGGTTCTTTCCCTTGCGGAGGGCTGCTACGATGGTCTTGCCAACGAGGGCGGACTCTAGATCCGAGGGCGTGACGCCGTCAATGACCTTAGGGTCGTCGGCGACCGAGCATTGGACGATCCTCTTCCCTACACAATGCTCCTCAATCGCCCTCCGCGCCACCTCCACCTCCGGCAACTCCGGCATCCTTCGAGGTCTACCTTTCCCGCTCCTTGTGTTCTCCGACTCCTCCCAGTCGCTGCAGGGGAATGGAGGCATGGCATCGGAGATTCGGAGTGGACTTCTAATGTGTCTCGGATCTGGTTTTCGGGTTTCGGGTCGGTCATTATAACCGTACCCGATAAATTAATCTCAATCTCATGCGTAGAAGTTATctgatattataaatttataatgcaTATAATTATATTTTGTCTGTCAAATTATATAGAAATTAAAAatctcaaatattttcaaatgagaaaactaagcaaaagggTTGGACCAATGTGAATCACAAGTCCAGATGTTTTgaaattaaacatttttaaatagtattgaattaatcaatttttaatttttatgtatCAATTGcacatgaatgaaaatcaaatcgctatttttcttttaaacatatcaGTCAATTGCATCAATCAATTTAaaacaaagaattttttttaaaaaatatcaatcaatttaatcaattttcaaaatttaaaatataactgaataaattaaaaataattattttaatttaaataatattttactcAGTCCACAATAGTACAAACCAATCTCATACaaagaaatttataaaagattgTGCTAAAGATAAAATTCATTGTTCTCAGAGTCCCACTGACTATCCCAATATGATGAAATCCTCTAGATCATTTTTTACAATCCAAAGGATAGTCTCTTGGCATGGATTGATGAAATGAATAGTCCTCATTCATAAAATAGATAGGGGCCATTCATCTCCACCAATCCATATCAAGGGTCATCCCCTGGATCGTAAAAAACGATCCAGAGAATCTGAGCTGCAATATGACTATCCCATATTCTTAgaagaaaagtaaattaaaaaaaattaaaattgactatGACATAAGAGAATAATTCCTCAATTTTTATCCAGATTTAATCCTTACTATAAAATTTTTTATCCAGATTTAATCCTTACTATAAAATTTATCATGTCATAAACAACTCGATTATACCTAGAAATAAAAAGATTAATATGAAAAATTCATATTAATTTTGTTCAAgcataaaactttttaaaatcacaatgaaaccgaaataactatttttaaaaaaaaactaaattttctaataaatcaaacctaattttaatcaaatttttttcaTCCCTACGTCCAATTAACTAGAAGAAATAATCACAATGAGGTGGGCATTCAAAGAATGCTGTATTTTTTTTGACCGTCCGCCACGAAAATTTCCCAATTTACGATAGCTaatggaaaaattctataaaattgaatcaatcatttcaaaataaataatgagaCTAACTAATTTTATCAATAACAAAATAATCGCTAAGAAAAGATGAAAGCTTTAGCTGTCAATTTGTTGAGTTCAACTTTATTACGTCTATATCTTAAGATACACCATATCTTAAGATGTACGTAGATATATGTCAACCATAATTACTGTCATAAAGCACCATCAAACCCTGAAATTTTTTTGAAACCATTCGGATAACGAAACAACAATGCAACACCAGTCAACAATGAAATCTCATCTAATATAATCCAACTAAGTTCTAAGAGGTAACAACCTTAATAGCATTCAGACTAGAATAAAATAACAGTACAGGAAGAATATTAAAATGAAAGAAACACTGGAATGCATTCAAACGTAATTAGCTCAGCTGCCTAACTACTAAATAAAAGATCACTGACGCTTAATCATCATTAGCTAGAATCAAAAGGAAGCTCACTTTTTCTTTTTAGAAGGTGGCTGCGAgtgttcttcttcatcatcatcttccTCATCTTCGTTATCCTCATCATCGTTGTCTTCATTATCTCCATCATCCTCATCgtcatcttcctcttcactcCCTCCTCCACCATCGGTCTCATTGTCATTGTCATCTTC includes these proteins:
- the LOC122021510 gene encoding formamidopyrimidine-DNA glycosylase-like, which codes for MPPFPCSDWEESENTRSGKGRPRRMPELPEVEVARRAIEEHCVGKRIVQCSVADDPKVIDGVTPSDLESALVGKTIVAALRKGKNLWLRLDSPPFPTFQFGMAGAIYIKGVTLTKYKRSAVSDADEWPSTYSKVLLKLDDGLELSFTDKRRFARVRLLEDPKSVAPISELGPDALLGLMPIDAFMASLSKKKIAIKALLLDQSYISGIGNWIADEVLYQAKIHPNQIASSLSRESCKALHNCIKEVIEKALEVGADSSQFSQDWIFHSREKKPGNAFVAGKKIEFITVGGRTSAYVPELQKLTANQLEEASYKKSAKTRSIKNVDKEESTSEKEESNKISKKTKDPKRQAKKTGETKNTSSSGKGKTQKQDESALGSLKKRKESNQAETRQKKAKK